The genome window GCCCTGTTTTAAGAGGATGAACAGGGCACATCAGAAGGACAGGACACGATGGGTGTGATCTTCTGGGAGGGTTGAAAAGACAACTTTCAGCCCAGGTCAGGACAGGTTCAGGGACAGGCCTGCTGATAGCGTATAGTCTCGTCTCAGACTCCACGAGGAACAAGACTGAATCGGGGTCGAGTCATACAGCGATTTAGTTATTCGCTGCCTGAAGGCTGAGGGGATGATCCAAAAACGGAGAACGAGGGCGATTCATTCGACTCAAGAAAGGATAGAAAGAAGCGGGAGCGGGCGGGACGAGACGGTACGAAGCGAATGCCACTGAGCACTGGGCACTGGCACTGTCCTGACCGTCCTATTCTGCGCCTACGCTTGTTGGCTTGGGAGGGAGCTTTTGGCGTGTGTGGAGTGTAGGACTGGATCAAACGGGTAGGGCTGGGCTTGACAAGGCAGATTTGACTTGACACGGTTGAGGACACCATTCACTGCCACACTCTCTGCCACAACCCAACGCTTTGTGGCTGTGCAAAGTCATCTCACCTAAGACTGACTTCCTGGGATGTCGAGATAATTACCCCGATGGCCAGATGATATTACCTATCCATAGGAGATGTCCTCATAGATCTCTGGTAACTATGAGATCCAATAGTTCGTAAAAATgacaagaaggatgatggATAATTCACTCGAATTAATTGCTGATGAGCCCTTCGGCTGCACGTTGTCAACCAAAAGGCGAGCATAGAACCATCTGGCATCTTACATGGCTCAGCGGATCTTACTATGACGACACTGAAGCTAATATTAAGCAGACCCATTTCAGCATGACTGAGTATCCATCGAGATTTGGGGAAAAGCAGGCTATATAAAGCAGACGATAGATTTTACGAGATAACGTGAGTTTGTCACGATAGTAGGCACCAAAGACATTTTTTGCAGAGGTCAGTTGTTGTCTCATAATGAGTTTCGGTGAGTGATCATGACTTGAGACTAAAATGGAAGTTGCCTCTGATGACAGTCCTCGTGACAGGTTAACTTGGGCAAAGAGTGTTTACGTGGCCAATACCTCAACAGTCATCAATGCCAGTCATTGCTGAGAAGACTACATCATGAAATTGTAAAAGGGTTTATGAGTTTACAGAAATCATTGTAATATTGAATATCGTCGtgcttggtgttttgtgTTTGTGTGAATCCTTCATTAATGATGGAATCGATTGGAAGCGGCCGGCGTCGGAACTGCCCAAACAAAATCTGCCGCAATTGCACGAAAGAAGCATCAAAGGGTGGGCTGCAAATGGCCCCCAATGGACGCCACCATGCAACTAGCTTTGCCTAGTTCAAGAGATTGCATGAGGTGGCTCCACTTACCGCTGAGAAAAGATCATCATTGGACACTAATTATGCAGGCGCGTCTCGTGTCTCCGTCCTCGAAGGAATGGCAGCCAATTGTAGCCCGTAGTCATATATGCCTCAGGCATCTCAGGCCGCACTCGTGGTCTTTGGGTTGCTGGGGGCCAAGCGCACCCTGAGATATGGGTATGGCTCTTGCCCCCCAGAACCTGCCGAATTCTGTTTCTCGTCACGCCCGCCTCCAAAACACTCACGATCATCACCCATAACCAAAATCCAAACCCGCCCGAAGAGTCCCAGAAGAGCCCAACAAACACGCTTCTTACACATCAGTTCAGAGTAGTCTTCATTTTTGACTTCTGAGCACCTTTGAGGATTTTGACGCCATGGCTATGAAATAGATACCGCAGCTCCCACGAGCTCTCGACCCACGGATACCTGGACACTCTTACTGGACACTCTCTTCTATACCACAACCATTCCACCACCATAATTTATCTACTTCTACCGACTGTGACCTCGACATGGACGATCCGGGCTGGTCATGGCCGGCCTGGAAATTCGGCATGAAGAGGGATGACCTCTTTCATACACTCCACGAAAAATACAACACCTTTACCTTTAACCTCCAAGACCCCGAAGCCTTTCATCACGACGTTTACGAAATTTCCCGCGATGCCGATACCGTCGACGATTTCCACCGCTTGCTGGATGAGCGAAAGCAACAGCGGATTCACGAACTCCACGAGTCTCTCGAATCTCTCGCTGTTGAGATCATCGCCAACCCCAAGTTGATGGATTCTGAACATTGGCAGTACGCCCTTCAACTCTTCCGGACTAAGTCTTTCGACTCGATCGTCCGTTATTTTGCAAGCTACCTACCCGAACAATATCTCGATCACAACGATCGTGATCATGATGCTATTTCTATTGCTTCCTTGTCCTCCTTCTCCGAGGCCAACAGCGTCAAGACCGAGAGCACCACGGCCAGCAGCGTCGATGATGCCTCTAGtttctttgatgatgagcctATCTTGACAAAGGGTCCCCTCTCGATTCATACGGACATTCGATCATCGTCTGTTGTTCAAGCGCCCCCCTCGCCCCCCCATTCCGAGGCAGCGCACGGCGATGAGTCTTCTGTTTCCTCTCCTACTTCTATGGAGTCGCACGAATACTCCACCCCCCCTTCACGTTCCATGTCGTTTTCTGGTTCTGAGACAGCTGCTGCTATCTCTGACTTGACCAGATCACTCGTTcacgacgaagatgagacCTCGCAGTTCGATGACGGCGACTTTGCGGTCGCCTCGGATTCTGATTGCGCAGAGAGCCAGTCGTCACTGGACGTAATGGATGATGGAGAACAATCTAATGACAAGTATGAGGATGATCTagaggaggaggacgatTTTCCTACTACTCAATTTCCTGAAGATGCTAGCGACGGTTGCGATTTCTATGACGATACCCCAAATTTCGATGACACACCGACTCCCCGACAGGAGTCTATCGCGCCCTGCTATATTGAGTACAAGTCCGTTGCGGCATGGAGAATACCTTCTCCTCGTCGTTCACCTTCCCCCTCTCCACGAAGCCATCACCCCTACCGCCGAGAAGGCTCAAGTCTGAAGGACATCCGCCGAAGTCCTGAGGAGTCCATGAGCAAAATTCAGAAACCGATGCATGAGCAAAGGAAAAGGCCGACGTTTAGGAAACGGCTTGATTAGCGGTTGGGGAGGCAGGGTGCTTTGTATATATTTGACGCAAGCGATAGATACCTGTATCTGATGACTTTAATCCTTTCTTAATCACTTCTGTCCACAGTCGCTCGCGACATGGTCACTCTTATACACTGCCTTGATAAAGAGGCTCTGGTGGTCATTTTCAAGTGAAAATGCCCTGCTTTTAGAATATCCAAGTGAGTACGTCCCTGCGCCTGATGTACCTGCAGCGTTTGACGTGACCGTTTTACCCGTATCACGACACGTGGGTCATGTGGCTTTGGTGTTGACATGCGACGGCGCAACCATCACGAGGCACAGACCATTTGAAGAGTGATATATACTACCACGTGGGCTAATGACGTACACGAAGCTTGTTCTCGATGGGATTGTCGACGATTGTTGATCGGGATCGAAGCGTACCTGCATGCTGTTCCTGGCGGCCGGCTGTCAGGGACGCCACGGGAAGTTTGCTGTAACGACATGGTAAGTTGTGAGGGTGTACGATAGAGAGGTACGTTACAATAGATGAGTTATCTCATGGTTGTTGATTTACTGTTACATCAAGGAGTTTGGGGTGTTTATTCTATGCTATCTCATGTTAATTCCCGAGTGTAAGTTTATGAATCATGATGCTTATTAGAAGTGGTGTAATGTATGTTGTTTGACTTGTTTATCAACTCAATATGAGCCCCTTGGAATGATGAAATAGAATAATATATGAAAAGATTCCTTATAAAATGAACTCCATCTTGCAGCTTGCTAAATATCTCTCTCCTAGTGACATTGCCCGGTGTGTGTGTGAATCGTTGATTTTCTTATGAAGATACAGCCAAGACCATTGACTGTCCCATTAACTCCCTTGAACTTTGTTTAAATTGAGAAGTCTGACTTGATTTTGAGGGCCATCTTTGAATTATCCGCTCAATGATGATATTCTGTAGGTGTTGGAGCGATGAAAAATCTCACTCATATTAAACTTATCACCATGCTTTCATGAGCGGCAGCCAGAGTGAACAATACACGATCTAAATTCAGTCTTGATCTATTTATCAGAGAAATGAATTGAAATGCTTTAGGCGTTGCTGGTATGAGATGTAACATGCCATGATTGGCGCTGTTCATCAAGGTGGGTGGTGAGCTATGCTTCTCACCTTCAAACTGATTATAGCGCGAATTCGCTCCGCCTCTCTCAGCGACTTCCCAATCACCGTAGCATGTGTCTCAGTAAATGGCCAAACGAGCTTGTTTTATTTAGAACAAAAGTCCCTTATGCAGATAGATACCTGTTTGGATTGAGACTGCTGTCCATTAACTGCTGCAGGGCGTATCTTACACTTACTTGTGTTCTCTGCCACCCCGCACTTTGTAACCAAACTtgaacatcaacaaccaccatgtccaccaccaccaccaagaagaCTGCTCCATACGGGAACTGGGAATCACCAATCTCGGTAGATTCAATTGTATCTAAGACGAGAAGACTTGACTCTCCTAGAGCCAATGTAAGCATTCTGGCACTTGATGATCTCAGCAGCCGTTGACATGTACAGCCTAAATCTGGTAGAGCTTTCTACACGGAAAGCCGCGAAGATGGAAGCACAACTATTGTTGAAATCCTGAAAGACAGTATCAAAGATATTCTTCCATCCGAGTACAGTGCCGAGAATAGTGTGTATGAGTATGGCGGTTCAACATACGCCGTTCTCCCAGATGATCgtatcatcttctccaacaagGGTGATACAGTTCACGTCTTAAACCCAGACAGCAAGGAAGTTGAAAAACTGACTGGCCACTCCAACCTGAGATATTCAAACTTTGAAGCAAACTTGACGTCGCCATGGGTTCTGGCCAACCAGGAAGACCATGAGCGTGACACTCCTGATGGAGTTCGCAACTACATCGTGGCAATCAACACTGAAACAGCCGAGGTAAAGCGGATACTTGACACTGCTGACTTCTACTATGAGCCATCTTTCAGTCCCGATGGTTCAAAGCTTGCGTGGCTGGAGTGGAATCATCCTGAACTGCCTTTTGACTCTGCGCGGCTGTATACTGCGGCATGGAACGATGGGACCATCTCAGATATTAGCCTGATTGTAGGAAAGGATCGTGAGGGCGTCGCAGAACCTAGATGGGGCCCCGATGGATCCCTCTTCTTTGGTAAGGAGGTCGGAGAGTATCGTCGCTTGTTCCGTATTCTTCCCGGAAGTGATGAGCATGTTGagatcaaagtcaatggtATCGCCAATGCGGAGTTTGGAGGACTTCGATGGTTCCAGGGAAGGTAAGAACCCCGAAGTCACCATGATAATCCCGCTGAACGAATATAGTCACACGTATGCACCTTTGTCTGATCGACATCTTGTCGCGTCTCCCTTCATTCTGGGGAAATCTAGGGTAATTCTCATCGATCTAGAGTCGGGAAGGTGGAAAGATATCGGCGATTCTCAGAGACTGGCGGAAGTCCAGCTGGACGCAGTTGCACGCTTGAGCAATACCTCggttcttgttgttggttccGGAGAGACTAATGCTAAAGCGCTCTATCGAATTGACACTGAAGGCTCAGGTCAGATCACCCAAGTCCGAGGGTCCACAGACGATGGGCTTCCTAGAGAATTCTGCTCTAAGCCTATCTTGAAGACAATCCGCTCAAAGGGCCAACCCGAAAGAGAGTTGTATGGATTCCTGTGGTTCCCGCACAATCCTGACTTCCAGGCTCCGGAAGGAGATCTACCTCCTCTGATCATGACAAGTCACGGAGGGCCAACATCTTACACCGGCCCTGGTCTTGACCCGAGAACACAATATTTCACCTCGAGAGGATATGCAGTTCTTGCTTTCAACTACAAAGGCTCATGCGCTCATGGGCGTGAATATCGTGAAGCTCTCTGGGGAAACTGGGGCTTAGTGGACTCAGACGACGCTGCGGAATTCGCAGATAATTTGACGTCCAAGGGAGTGGTGAAACTTGGTGGAGTAGGAATCACTGGTGTAAGCGCAGGAGGTTACAACACCCTTCGAAGCTTAACCCGTCACCCGAGCACCTTCGCTGGCGGTGTATGTCTCTCAGGTGTAAGCGACATCAAACGCCTGGATGACTCAACCCACAAGTTGGAATCAGACTACACAGATCACCTAGTGTTGCAGAAAGGGGTAGATAAGAGCGAAAAGGACAGAATCTGCCATGAGAGGAGCCCCTTGTTCGAGGCTCATAAGATCACAGCCCCGTTGCTGCTCTTGCATGGAGGTAGCGATAAGATCACGCCGCTGGACCAGGCACAAGAGATGGCCAATGCTATTAAGAAGGCAGGGGGCGAGGTTGAGCTTATCGTTGTACCAGAAGAAGGTCATGGATTTGGGCAGCCGAAGAACGTGAGGCTGTggcttgaggaggaagagaagtgGTGGAGAAAGACGTTGCTGTAGGATGTGACGGATTATTGGGATAACTGAAAAGAGACATTCTGTCATGAGGAAGACTGGCTGTAAGGTCTAACAAGCTAATGCGAATTACACGAAAGCCGCATCTTAAGAGCTTGACGACAAGGGATTCTGAAATGACCATTCATGCTAACGCTTCTCATTTTAAAGCACCATCACCAGGGTATCCCACTTCAGTTAACACCCGATTTTAGCTTACCATTAGACTTCCAAACCTCGTATTCGAAATCAGGCTGGAATTCAGTATACAACGCCTCCTATTCACCATGTCAGTCAACTGTTTGTAATTTCTTCCATAGAACGGCAACTCACAGGATCAGCATTGTAACGATAGGTGTACTCAGCCTCTTCATTACCAATAATCTGCCTCGGCAGTCCAGCACTCTCGACCAACAGCTGGATCTCACACGTCCTCTCCATGAGGGAGAACAAATACGCCGCTTCATCAACTGTTTTACCCGCCGTCAACAGCCCATGGTTCTGCAGAATGACCGATCGGTTCTTCGGACCGAGTGCTTTGGCAATACGAGCgccctcatcgtcttcaaagACAACACCTCCAAAGTCGGAGTACACGCTGTGGTCGTTGTAGAAGATACAAGCATCTTGACTGATCATCTCAAGGGGCTTCCCGAATGTTGACCAAGCCTTGCCATATTTAGAGTGAGCGTGGCATGCAGCGTCTACATCTGGTCTGGCTTTATGAATAGCAGCATGAATTGTAAAACCAGCTGCGTTGACGGCGACTCGGTTACCGCCAATGACTTGGCCGTCTTCGTTGATGTGAACCATATGGCCTGCCTCAAGCATTCCGAAGTGAACACCCATACTGATCTTGTTAACGTGAAATTCACCCAAGGGGAAATTAAGACTCACGGGTTAATCCAAAATGTGTTAGGATCAACAGGATCTCTCACACTGATATGTCCCGCAGCACCTTCAGTGAATCCCATACGGGAAAACACGCGAAAGGCACCAGCCATGTGTTCCAATTGCCATTGTCGCTTTTGATAAGGGTCCTCGATCTTGGGAATTCCAGGATATGGGATACCGCCTGTTGCAACAGCTGCAAAGTTCTGGTTGACTGGCTCCTCGGGCGTTGAAGCCGAAGCTTCGGAGCTTGTTGCGAAGGATGCGGATCGAAGAGAAGGTTGGAATTTTGAATAAGGTTTGGTTGTGAGTTTCTGAGAGGGGAGGATAATACGGGATTTAGAGGCTGAGCTGCTGAATGAAAGTGAGTCCTGCCTGGAGATAACTCGCTTTAGAGGCGCTGTACGGAAAGACTTTGATGTGAGCATTATGCTTATTTGTGCTTGATGAGTGAATACAATGAAGTCAATGATTTATTTGATTATGAGAGTTATAGAATTGCCATGCCTGACTTCCTGTCAGTTATTCACTCGGTCTTCATTTATATGAGCCGGCCGGCCAGAGTGAACCGGCTCTCTCCCGGTCCCGCAAGTCAATGAatcaacaatcaatcaacttCCCCGCCTCAACATAGAGTCCAAGCTAAAGCAGCACCTAACGGTGGTAGTTGTATCTTTCTGCGAACTATCCAACCACTGCTAGGGTGTTTTGGTGGACCTTGCTGTCTGCGGGGTGCATTTCATATGACAAATCCGGGCCTTGTCATTTGAGTCAAGACGAGGTTCATGAACATCAGATTCAAACCAAACGCTTTTGCCGGAGCAATCTATTATCGCCAattattaagtataatacATTCTCGCTTTATATCACTGACACTCTAATCTGTGTATTTCCCTCCATCTGCACCGTTTGGCTTGGACCTCTCAAGGCGACCGAGGCTCTGTCCGTCCATCCAGCCCTTTGGCCTTCTGCTCAGCTTCCACCTCACAGCCATGCACAATGCACCAAATGTCTTGATGCCAAAAGCGACCCAGAGCAAGATCTCAGAAGCCAGGCGTCGTCTTCCGTGCATGCTGATACCGTCTGGTAAACGCTCCTCGAAATACCCCAGGTAACGAACAAAGAAAACTGAGTTAAGACATGTGTGACCGGCAGCGATGCCGAAGTAAGCAGCCGAAATGGCCCAGTAGGTGAGCCGGACCTTGTCCCATACGTAGTCGTCGAACTGCTCGATTTCCTCCTTGCTGCCCTTGGGAAGAGGACACCATCGCTTGCCGATGATGCAGCGACACTTCATCCAGTGAGGTCTGTTGGGAATAACCCACTCTCGGAGAATGTCCATAATGCTGAATACCAGAGCGACATAGATATTGACCCAGACGATCCAGCTACTGATCGGAAGTCCACCGCTGGCCATGTAGCTTCGCCAAGCTTCAAAGAAGATGTTGCCACATGGATCTTCATAAGGGCCCGGCTTGGGGCAGTTGAAGGTGTCTTCTGGTAGTCGAAGTTCAGTGGCAATTTGGTTAAGATCATTAACGATATTTGAGTGATATCGTAGTCCCGAGGATGTGATTCCAACTTTTGGAAGACCCTTGGGGGCTGTGGGATGTTCCCATCCGAAGGAACTGGCGAACCAGTTTAGGTGCACCAAGAAATGAGAGGTATCATTGTTGGGAATAATGCCTTCAAACTGGTGATTTGTCAGTCGGAAGATCCGGAAAAGTGAATTTATATCTCGAAGTATCGAAATATCAAGAATATGAGAAGTGAGTGATTATGGGTGAACTTACCGAGACCAAGGCTAATGGCTTCCATAGAAGATGATCAGGATCACCACGAATAATGGTGGTACCGGCAATAAACACAATGGACGCCAAAATGACTGAAATAACACTGCCAATTACACccaagatgagaagagcaTCAGAAATGTTCTTCCTCGTAGGCTTGGTGAGATACTTGAGcatcatgttgatgatgcaAGTGAGCCGATGCCCAGCTCAGGGCAGAAACTGATGCTGACGATGACGTTACAGAAGAGATAAGAAGATGTCGTGTTTAGGCTGTGAAGAATAAATGAGAGAAATAAATGAGTGCGAGAATGAGAATGTGTAAGTAAAGGTAACTTAGTTGATGATGACTCTATACCTTAGTGAAAGTGCCCCTATTGAACGATGGGATTGGAATGAATGGGCTCAGCCTCGTTTTCTCATCATGCACGATACGAGAAGAGAATCAATAACAACGCGGGGGGGCTTGAGGCGAGTCGCCGAACTAGGTCTAGTCTTTATCTGCAGACGCCCGATGTTCAGGGGTGCTTTAGGGGAGACTACAGCACGTGAGGCCTAGATATTTTCACTCAATACCCATATTCTTACAATCAACCCACTGATTCACTGATCAAAGAAAACAGAAGCTTGTGATATATGGATCCATCATTagagattgatgatgatgttctAGAATGAAATCCTCAACCTCGGCAGTCCCAAAATAGACCCCTCGCTAGTAATAAATAGTTCTATCAACGGGTATTAATATTTGGCGGCCTCAGTTCTCGACCCATGATAAATATCAAATGGATCCATCTGCCAATTTCCATTCCTTCAACGACCATCTCGCATCGGATGTTTAATATTACCCGTTAACCCCCTGCGTAACGCCCGAGGCCGAAGCATCCGTTGCACATTCTCTGAGGCCTTGACTAACAAAATGTCACGTCGGGCGCTAAGATAGTTCTGACAACTGTCTTGTCTTACCTTAAGGTACAGAATGCAATGTAATGCAATGCAAGTCAGTGATAGGCGCCCGGGAATAAATCACTAGTCAATCACCCCTGTATCATGTCTTTCATCTGTTTTGCTGTCCATTCGTGACGATCCTTTTGCTTCTCTCTCGGGGAGTTTCTATCAGATCTGCCCACTATCGGCTGTTCTCACATTTCTTGAATTCTGAAACCATGGTGATGGGAAATACTGGAGCTGTGCCGCTTATTAATAAGGCTAGGCGAGGAAAGGATACAACGTCCATGGCAAATTCTGAGAAACGGGCGAAGGAGCAAGGATGACACCTGAGTCCGCGTATAGCTTCGACTTCCCTCGGGTCTTCAAACACTGTCTTCCAGCATGTCAGCTTTCGACAACAGGCATTGTCTCCTGTGATACAACCCTCCTGATGCTTTACAATGCTCAATGGATATCAAGTCACCCAGGCAATAGTCATGT of Fusarium oxysporum Fo47 chromosome I, complete sequence contains these proteins:
- a CDS encoding class II aldolase/adducin N-terminal — encoded protein: MLTSKSFRTAPLKRVISRQDSLSFSSSASKSRIILPSQKLTTKPYSKFQPSLRSASFATSSEASASTPEEPVNQNFAAVATGGIPYPGIPKIEDPYQKRQWQLEHMAGAFRVFSRMGFTEGAAGHISVRDPVDPNTFWINPMGVHFGMLEAGHMVHINEDGQVIGGNRVAVNAAGFTIHAAIHKARPDVDAACHAHSKYGKAWSTFGKPLEMISQDACIFYNDHSVYSDFGGVVFEDDEGARIAKALGPKNRSVILQNHGLLTAGKTVDEAAYLFSLMERTCEIQLLVESAGLPRQIIGNEEAEYTYRYNADPVSCRSMEEITNS
- a CDS encoding Alpha/Beta hydrolase protein gives rise to the protein MSTTTTKKTAPYGNWESPISVDSIVSKTRRLDSPRANPKSGRAFYTESREDGSTTIVEILKDSIKDILPSEYSAENSVYEYGGSTYAVLPDDRIIFSNKGDTVHVLNPDSKEVEKLTGHSNLRYSNFEANLTSPWVLANQEDHERDTPDGVRNYIVAINTETAEVKRILDTADFYYEPSFSPDGSKLAWLEWNHPELPFDSARLYTAAWNDGTISDISLIVGKDREGVAEPRWGPDGSLFFGKEVGEYRRLFRILPGSDEHVEIKVNGIANAEFGGLRWFQGSHTYAPLSDRHLVASPFILGKSRVILIDLESGRWKDIGDSQRLAEVQLDAVARLSNTSVLVVGSGETNAKALYRIDTEGSGQITQVRGSTDDGLPREFCSKPILKTIRSKGQPERELYGFLWFPHNPDFQAPEGDLPPLIMTSHGGPTSYTGPGLDPRTQYFTSRGYAVLAFNYKGSCAHGREYREALWGNWGLVDSDDAAEFADNLTSKGVVKLGGVGITGVSAGGYNTLRSLTRHPSTFAGGVCLSGVSDIKRLDDSTHKLESDYTDHLVLQKGVDKSEKDRICHERSPLFEAHKITAPLLLLHGGSDKITPLDQAQEMANAIKKAGGEVELIVVPEEGHGFGQPKNVRLWLEEEEKWWRKTLL